Part of the Acidimicrobiia bacterium genome is shown below.
GTGAGCCGGCCCCGCTCGACTTCGCGGAGGCACGGGGGGAAGACGAACTGGCCGGGCTCTTCTACACGTCCGGTACCACCGGGAAACCGAAGGGATCGGCGAACACTCATCACAACATCATCACGAATCTGATGAATTTTGGAGTGCTCAACCGTGCTCAGACGATCGCCGCCGGCGAAACACCGGGCGGAGAAAAGGCTTCCTACCTCTGCATCATCCCCCTGTTCCATGCCACCGCCAACTTCACCTACATGGTTCCGTTCATGTTTGGAGGCCACAAGCTCGTGTTTCTCCCGCCGGGCAAGTTCGAGGCAGACGCGGCAGCGGCGGTGATCGAACGCGAACGGGTGACGGCCATCGGTGGGGTTCCCACGATCATGGCCCGGTTGATCGACGGCGGCGTGCATGAGCGTTTCGATCTCTCCAGCGTCACGACCATCGGGTACGGAGGCGCGCCGGCGTCTGCCGCCCTCCTCGAGAAGATCAACGGCGCCTTCCCTAATCTTCGCCGGAAGGTCTCGACGGCCTACGGGCTCACCGAAACCTCGGCCATCGCCACCGCCACGGGTGGCCTCGACTATCAGGAGCACCCATCATCCGTTGGCCAGGCGTCCCCCGTCAACGAGGTCAAAATCGCTGAATTCGACGGCACTCCGCTCCCGGTGGGCTCGACGGGCGAGATCTGGCTGAGGGGCCCGAACGTCATTCCCGGTTACTGGGAACGCCCGGAGGAGAACGCCCGCTCCTTCGTCGACGGATGGTTCCGGACCGGCGACGTCGGCTATGTCGACGATGAAGGCTTCGTCTACATCACCGACCGGGCCAAGGACATGGTCATCCGGGGCGGAGAGAACATCTACTGCGTCGAGGTCGAGTCGGTCCTCGAAGCACATCCCGCCGTCGCCGAAGTAGCGGTGGTCGGCGTCCCTCATGAGGACCTCGGTGAGGAACTCAAAGCCATCGTTGTGGTGGCGGCTGGCATGTCGCCGTCCGCAGACGATCTCAGGGCGTTCGCAGCCTCGCAACTCGCCGACTTCAAAGTGCCGGCGTTCTGGGAGTTCCAAACGAAACCCCTGCCGAGGAACCCGGCCGGCAAGGTTCTCAAGGCCCCGCTGCGAGGCGACCACTCGGGCGTCTTCGCAGTCGGGGAAGAAACCGATTCGGCGCTGTGAGGACCGTCACGATTCCATGGGAGGGCGGCTCGGTCACGGGGCGCTTCGAGCCCGCCGGCGACCCCGGCACGCCGGGCGTCCTGCTGGCGCACGGCGCCGGGACCAATCAGGACCATCCGATGATGGTTGCGCTCAGAGACGGTCTCGCTTCTTCCGGGTTTCCGGTGGTCACGTTCAACTACCCCTACACCGAGGCAGGTAGGAAGAGCCCGGACTCACCGTCCCGGTTGCTCGCCTGTCACGCGGCGGCCGCCGCCTGGTGTCGCGCTGAAGTAGATCCTGAGATGGTGCTGGCCGGCCGCTCGATGGGCGGACGGATCGCATCGATGCTCGTCGCCGGAGGGGAGCCGGCGGCCGGACTGATCTTGTTTTCATATCCGCTCCATCCCGCCGGTCGTCCTGAGAAGCTCCGCAAGGATCACTTGCCCGACATCACCGTCCCGGTACTGTCCATCGTCGGGACCCGCGACGCACTGGCGACTATGGACCTCTACAACCGGTGGGTGCGGCCGCTGCCGGCGTTCACGACGGTTGAGATCGAGGATGCCGATCACTCGCTCCGGGTGCGGAAGGCGTCGGGGCGAACGAACGCTGACGCCCTTTCCGACGCGATCGAGGCAGCCGCCGACTGGTTGCGCAGGCTCGCCTGACGACCCCGGGGAAATCTCACCGCTTTCTCAGCGTTTGTTCACCCCCGTCCTAGGTCGAAGCCTCATGATTCCTTGGAGATACAGAGGGGAACACCATGGACTACTACGCCGTCGATTTCGAATCGCCTTCCCGGCGCCCACCCGAACGATCGCACGGGTTCGGCCGGCTGTTGCTCGCCGCGATCCTCGGCGCCACCCTGACTCTCGGCGGCGCCTACGGTCTCGGGACGCTCTATATTCCCGATGAGCCGGTGGTAGCCGTCGAAAGGCCGGCAACCGCAGCGATGCCGGTGCTGGCGATCATGGACGGGGAGTTCTCGCCGGCTGAGGTTGCTGAATCCGTCGTTCCGGCCGTTGTCACCGTTGAGATCGAGGTCAATACGCCGAGCGGAGTTGTCGCCCAGGGATCCGGGTCGGGTGTGATCATCGACCAGGCCGGCTACATCGTTACCAACGATCACGTTGCAGGCAACGCCGCTTCGATCCGTGTCATCCTCTCGGACGGCCGGATCTACGATGCCACCCTGGTCGGGACCGACCCTCTCACAGATCTGGCGGTGCTCCGCATCGAGGCCGGCGACCTGACGGCGGTTGAGTTCGGTTCAACCGATGGGATGCGGGTAGGTGAACCCGCCGTCGCCATCGGCAGCCCGCTCGGACTGCAGGGCGGGCCGTCGCTCACCGTTGGCGTCCTGTCGGCGTTCGGTCGTGAGGTGCAAACCTCAGCGACCACGATTCTCTACGGCATGCTGCAAACCGACGCTCCGATCACGCAAGGTTCCAGCGGTGGAGCGTTGGTAGACGATCAAGGCCGCCTCATCGGAATCACCACGGCGGTCGGAGTGAGCTCGGTCGGCATCGAAGGGATAGGATTCGCCACGCCGATCGAAGTCGTGCAGCGGATCGTCGCCGACCTCCTCGATGACGGCGTCGTCGCCAACGGGCTACTCGGCATCAACGGAGTGACGGACTTCGTCGACACCAGCGATGGCGGGTCTCGCCCGACGGGTGTCCGGGTTGAGGCGATCGAGCCCGGGTCGGGTGCCAGCGCGGCGGGTCTTCAGCTCGGTGATGTGATCACAGCTGTCGAAGGCGTCAATATCGACACGATGGACGAGTTGATCTCTGCACTTCGACGCCGGGGCGCCGGTGACGCGGTGATGCTAGAAATCCAGCGCGGCGGGGCCGTGGTGGAAGTGACCGCCACCCTCGGCACGCTCTGAAAGCTTCCGTCTTCGCAGCCGTGTTGGTTCGCTAGAGCTCCGAACTCGCGCAAGAACTTTGTGGCTCACATGAAGCCTGCGTCGGCGGCCCGCTGGTCGAGTTTCTCCATCACTCGTTCCTGAAGGTCCTTGAAGAACTCAGGTGTGTTGAAGTAGGGGAGGGTGCTCGACTTGAGAGTCCCGTGGGCAGCAGCCGGAAGGACGTAGTCTTCCTTTCCATACCCACGTGTCCGTTCGTTGGCGTAGCCGCGCACGAAAGTTCGATCGACCACCGCTTCGAGGTTCTCCGCGGTCACGTCTAATCCGGAAGCAAGACGCAGCGCCTCAGCATGCACCTCGTAGCTGACTCCGGCGAACTTACAGAGCCCGTCGAAGTCTGAGAGGATGGTTTGTGGCCCACGCCTGGTAATGGCGTCTACCCAGTAATCGACGCCAGTTTCTCTCTCGACGTTGAGGAGGAGGAAGGTTCTCATCGACATATGACCACCGGCCAGTGCCCACGGGTAGCCGGGATTCGAGTGTGGCATGTAGGCGGGGTATTCAACACCTTTTGACTGCATGGCGAAGCTTGAATCGCCCATCCGGGCGGCCAGACGCAACGACCCCTGCCCAAGTTCCGGAAGCCTGCCTTCCCCGATGGCGGTGATCGCGCCGAGAATGTCGTGGAAGTCTCCATAGGACAATCCGCCGGCGATTGGATCCGTTGGATGTCTGCGGTTCCATTCCATCGCGTACCCGAGCGTGACGCCAAGCGAAATCGAATCCATGCAAAACTCGTCACACAGGCGCACGATGTCGAGGGCCTGGTCGGGGTCGTAGATGCCGAGGTTGGTGGTTAGTAGAGCCAGGGGCTCGTAGTCGAGCTTGACTCGGAATTCGCCGGCTTCGCCGTCGGGTGTTTCGTCGTAGACGTTCTTGTGGCATTTGATGCCGCACAGGTAGCAGCTCTCCGACTTGACGACGTACGGACCCTTCTCGAACGTCGGTCGCTGGAGCGCAATGGCCCGATCGTCGAGAGGAGGATTGAAATTCAGCTGAGGTAGGCCTCCAATATCGTGCTGCGTAGCCATCATTCGCCAGGTGCCTATCTCGCGGAACATCCGGCTACCGTCACCAAGGTTGATCTCCCTGTTGACGTCTTTGAGTCCTCTGCCCGACGCTGCGGGATTGGGGCCGTCGACAACGATGGCCTGGAGATTCTTGGAGCCCATCACGCCTCCGAACCCTCCCCGGCCACAGAATCGCGGCTTCGAATCACCGCTTTTCAGTTGATTATCGGTCGATAAGGCGATAGAAGCGTATCGCACGTTGTTGTAGTTCTCGCCAGCCGGTCCGATCACCGCAAAATGCGCGTCCGGGTATCGCCTATGCAACTCCTGGATCTTCGGATTCACCTGCATGCCGACAAGAGCTTCGGCATCGAGAAACTCGATATCTGCTGGCCCGAGCGTTCCTGCCGCCGGATCAACGGCAACGGAAAAACTGATCATCGTTGGGTTGCTGCACCGTCCGGTGAACACGACCTCATCGATGTCAAGTCCACGCAGCTTCGTGCCGAGGTGGCCGCTCCCTGCGCTCCACATCAACCCCGGGGCCCCCACCTTGGAGGACTTGAGAGGGGAGTAGCCGTGGAAGTAGGTCCGGAGACCAGTCATCACTCGCGTGCCGGTCAGAAGCCCGAGGTTCATCACAAGGGGTGCAGAAGCCGCATAGGCGTCATCGATGACGGTGTCGTGCAGGAGCTTGGTTGCACGAGCTACTCCACCGAGAGCGTCCTCCAAGTCATCGCATGACACGCGCTCGAATCTCACTGACCGGTCGGTCAGGTCGATGTGGTATCGATTGAACTGAAGCTCGTTAGCAGGTTTCAACGCGGTGTCTTCCATTTCTGCCTCTCTGCCGAATCATCCGAACTCAATTTCGGTCGAGGTTGTGCCCGCTACAACGCGACTGTCCGCCAGGATCTGGCGTCGAGCAAGGTGGATCGTGGCGGCCCCTATGGCGGCCCAGAGCGCCGCTACTCTCCAACTGGTTGGGTATCCGAATGTGTCGGCTAGCCATCCGAAGGTTATTGGTCCAACAAGGCCTCCAATCATTCCTCCCACCATGACAGTTGCGCTGGCTCGTCCGGGAGCTTCATCGTTGAGCCTCACAACAGCGAACCAGAACACGCCGTTGAATCCCCAGCCGAGGCCGAACGCAATAAAGGTGCCGAGAATCAGCGCCCATACTGTGTCAAGGCTGAGGAGCAAAAAGCCGATGACTCCAGCGGCGATCATCCTCGATACAACCTGGAGATGACGACCTCCCCGTCGATCGGCGAGCGAACCGGCGGTCAAACGAACGGCGACCGCGCACAGGCTTCCAGCTGTTAGTAGCAGCCCTGCCAGCCCTTCCCGGAGGCCGCTCGATGCTGCTGCTTCGACCGTGAAGGCCGGCAGACTGGTGGCTGCAGCCATGGCGAACAGCATGCCTGTCGTGAGGAGCCCCAGGCGTGTAGAGCCGGTTGTTCCACGGCGGTTCGAGCGATCGATGGTAGGCGTCTTCGAGTGATCGCTCTGAGCTGCTATCGCTACCGCCGAAGCAGCCACGGCGGCCAGGGCGAACGCCCATCTCCAGCCGACAGTCACTGCCAGAAGCGGCACCGTCAATCCGGCTAGGAGCGCGCCGATGGGTAGCGCTGACTGCTTCAGTCCAAAGGCCATCCCTTGCTTTCCGTCTTCTACTCCGCGAGCGAGGGTGAGATTGGCGCTCGCCTGGCCGAGGGCGTTGGCGGTGCCGGCGACGATCAGGAACACGACGAGCGTGACCGGGCTCCGAGCGAGGCCGGCGGTCCCGGCAGCTGCAACCGCAGCGATCAGAGCGGCGATCCGCATCGAGGAAGCCGGGCCGATTCTGTCGGCTAGTCGCCCAAGCGGTACCGCCACGAGTGCGCCGCTCCCCCTGAATACCGCTATGAACAATCCGAGCATCGTCAGGCTG
Proteins encoded:
- a CDS encoding trypsin-like peptidase domain-containing protein, with translation MDYYAVDFESPSRRPPERSHGFGRLLLAAILGATLTLGGAYGLGTLYIPDEPVVAVERPATAAMPVLAIMDGEFSPAEVAESVVPAVVTVEIEVNTPSGVVAQGSGSGVIIDQAGYIVTNDHVAGNAASIRVILSDGRIYDATLVGTDPLTDLAVLRIEAGDLTAVEFGSTDGMRVGEPAVAIGSPLGLQGGPSLTVGVLSAFGREVQTSATTILYGMLQTDAPITQGSSGGALVDDQGRLIGITTAVGVSSVGIEGIGFATPIEVVQRIVADLLDDGVVANGLLGINGVTDFVDTSDGGSRPTGVRVEAIEPGSGASAAGLQLGDVITAVEGVNIDTMDELISALRRRGAGDAVMLEIQRGGAVVEVTATLGTL
- a CDS encoding alpha/beta hydrolase; this encodes MRTVTIPWEGGSVTGRFEPAGDPGTPGVLLAHGAGTNQDHPMMVALRDGLASSGFPVVTFNYPYTEAGRKSPDSPSRLLACHAAAAAWCRAEVDPEMVLAGRSMGGRIASMLVAGGEPAAGLILFSYPLHPAGRPEKLRKDHLPDITVPVLSIVGTRDALATMDLYNRWVRPLPAFTTVEIEDADHSLRVRKASGRTNADALSDAIEAAADWLRRLA
- a CDS encoding MFS transporter → MRRPIFLSLAITVVCAFPVFLLGALSIQMRGDLGFSLTMLGLFIAVFRGSGALVAVPLGRLADRIGPASSMRIAALIAAVAAAGTAGLARSPVTLVVFLIVAGTANALGQASANLTLARGVEDGKQGMAFGLKQSALPIGALLAGLTVPLLAVTVGWRWAFALAAVAASAVAIAAQSDHSKTPTIDRSNRRGTTGSTRLGLLTTGMLFAMAAATSLPAFTVEAAASSGLREGLAGLLLTAGSLCAVAVRLTAGSLADRRGGRHLQVVSRMIAAGVIGFLLLSLDTVWALILGTFIAFGLGWGFNGVFWFAVVRLNDEAPGRASATVMVGGMIGGLVGPITFGWLADTFGYPTSWRVAALWAAIGAATIHLARRQILADSRVVAGTTSTEIEFG
- a CDS encoding aldehyde ferredoxin oxidoreductase C-terminal domain-containing protein, whose product is MEDTALKPANELQFNRYHIDLTDRSVRFERVSCDDLEDALGGVARATKLLHDTVIDDAYAASAPLVMNLGLLTGTRVMTGLRTYFHGYSPLKSSKVGAPGLMWSAGSGHLGTKLRGLDIDEVVFTGRCSNPTMISFSVAVDPAAGTLGPADIEFLDAEALVGMQVNPKIQELHRRYPDAHFAVIGPAGENYNNVRYASIALSTDNQLKSGDSKPRFCGRGGFGGVMGSKNLQAIVVDGPNPAASGRGLKDVNREINLGDGSRMFREIGTWRMMATQHDIGGLPQLNFNPPLDDRAIALQRPTFEKGPYVVKSESCYLCGIKCHKNVYDETPDGEAGEFRVKLDYEPLALLTTNLGIYDPDQALDIVRLCDEFCMDSISLGVTLGYAMEWNRRHPTDPIAGGLSYGDFHDILGAITAIGEGRLPELGQGSLRLAARMGDSSFAMQSKGVEYPAYMPHSNPGYPWALAGGHMSMRTFLLLNVERETGVDYWVDAITRRGPQTILSDFDGLCKFAGVSYEVHAEALRLASGLDVTAENLEAVVDRTFVRGYANERTRGYGKEDYVLPAAAHGTLKSSTLPYFNTPEFFKDLQERVMEKLDQRAADAGFM
- a CDS encoding AMP-binding protein, with translation MAHVEPILEELTGPGQLFETEEAVVHGHPMRVYKNRPRNLRDLLAIGMANGDLEYLVQGEERYTFADAITRALTVAGALHDRFGIEPGDRVAVVGANAPDWVVAYWAVVAAQGVVVPFNAWWKAAELEFGIEDSGTTIVLCDARRAAVAVEAGFLPARIAVWGPGDRPDATVSFDDLAAGEPAPLDFAEARGEDELAGLFYTSGTTGKPKGSANTHHNIITNLMNFGVLNRAQTIAAGETPGGEKASYLCIIPLFHATANFTYMVPFMFGGHKLVFLPPGKFEADAAAAVIERERVTAIGGVPTIMARLIDGGVHERFDLSSVTTIGYGGAPASAALLEKINGAFPNLRRKVSTAYGLTETSAIATATGGLDYQEHPSSVGQASPVNEVKIAEFDGTPLPVGSTGEIWLRGPNVIPGYWERPEENARSFVDGWFRTGDVGYVDDEGFVYITDRAKDMVIRGGENIYCVEVESVLEAHPAVAEVAVVGVPHEDLGEELKAIVVVAAGMSPSADDLRAFAASQLADFKVPAFWEFQTKPLPRNPAGKVLKAPLRGDHSGVFAVGEETDSAL